The Podospora pseudocomata strain CBS 415.72m chromosome 1 map unlocalized CBS415.72m_1, whole genome shotgun sequence genome has a segment encoding these proteins:
- a CDS encoding uncharacterized protein (EggNog:ENOG503P8ZI), producing the protein MFTWRTNAQPVTWDRDVSAVEPRQQPWRGPPWLPHQSRTYPITTILTIPAPVPSTSTGPDEAPITTGAVPSETLLTFTSISTTSPFSSSIASSYPDTDVADIMSTDIPASAVPTTADAVTNETSPGGEDGVAGNKNLVIILSTVLSAVAVILIAGGLYLCWRYRQRRRLFFSRGITPIDDDEIATWKVPRDEKNGYPAGDTDVEGDAAFNKETGGPSHGRQVSTASIKKPPSVIVYNNVQGYRQSIDEPTPRRSFTQHPVYGKMSLDKGLPQTPIQARAPNARAGLTDESVPGDDPFIPSPKRQTSRLSKIPPSSASHRRHHGRTRSSRSSTRSFGDYRYGGSDVELSPRHSHDQFRSRHHHYNRNHSRVYSSSSIPPRLSLGDEAHYNGGSPGRPLFKEDEIGRAIG; encoded by the coding sequence ATGTTTACATGGCGAACCAATGCACAACCCGTGACGTGGGACCGAGACGTATCTGCTGTTGAACCTCGACAGCAGCCGTGGAGGGGACCGCCTTGGTTGCCGCACCAGAGCCGAACGTATCCCATCACAACCATACTGACAATTCCGGCTCCAGTCCCATCTACCTCCACAGGACCAGACGAAGCACCAATAACGACTGGTGCAGTACCTTCAGAGACACTCTTGACTTTTACATCGATTTCGACCACTTcgcctttctcttcctccatcgcctcctcaTACCCGGACACAGACGTGGCAGATATTATGTCCACAGATATTCCGGCTTCAGCAGTCCCAACCACCGCCGATGCAGTAACCAACGAGACTTCTcccggtggtgaggacggaGTTGCCGGCAACAAGAACCTTGTTATCATATTGAGCACGGTGCTCTCGGCGGTGGCTGTGATTTTGATTGCCGGAGGGCTGTATTTGTGTTGGAGATATcggcaacgacgacgactgtTCTTTTCAAGAGGTATTACACCTATCGATGACGATGAAATTGCGACTTGGAAAGTGCCCAGGGACGAGAAGAATGGCTACCCAGCAGGAGACACCGATGTTGAAGGCGATGCTGCCTTCAACAAGGAAACAGGGGGGCCATCTCACGGAAGACAGGTTTCGACGGCCTCGATCAAGAAGCCACCCAGTGTCATCGTGTACAACAACGTCCAGGGCTATCGTCAATCAATCGATGAGCCTACACCACGGCGCTCTTTTACTCAGCACCCGGTTTACGGCAAGATGAGCTTGGATAAGGGCCTTCCCCAAACACCAATTCAGGCCAGGGCACCCAACGCCAGGGCAGGCCTCACAGACGAATCCGTTCCAGGCGACGACCCATTTATCCCGAGCCCGAAACGGCAAACATCTCGCTTATCCAAGATTCCACCCAGCTCGGCATCTCACCGTCGGCATCACgggaggacaaggagctcTCGGAGCAGTACCCGCAGTTTCGGAGATTATCGGTACGGGGGGTCAGATGTCGAACTATCTCCACGCCACTCGCATGATCAGTTTCGctcccgccaccatcactACAACCGCAATCACTCGCGAGTTTATTCATCATCGTCTATTCCACCCAGGCTCTCCCTGGGCGACGAGGCTCACTATAACGGAGGCTCTCCCGGCCGGCCGCTGTTCAAGGAGGACGAGATTGGCCGAGCAATTGGATAA
- a CDS encoding uncharacterized protein (COG:B; EggNog:ENOG503P47C) — MPARKSDAAAAAARRSDVSVARFVLADDVPDAPDTPMSTEPPASAAAAASAPPAPTPSSAETPAPTSHPVAPPGSASPNDKRPKSGGGGGGGGGGGPMSEKGDKDKEDAVTIEDLALPKSIITRLAKGVLPANTQIQANAILALTKSATVFINHLANAANENTLASNKKTIMPPDVFKALDDIEYGFMKERLELEFAKFNSIQTSKRSTYRKKVAAAKKAGASAGGGGVGEASFMSTATNDAGDEEEEEGEDVGNDTTQVTERGGGGGGGGVGGFAAVNKPKMATAAAASAETPSGERSAKKARLDAGAKMEVDGQVSDAETVADEEEEGDEEEEEEEAEEEEEEEEEEEEEGGEEGSDDDDKVGRGGEEDEALDDDSD, encoded by the exons ATGCCAGCCCGCAAGAgcgacgccgccgccgccgccgcacgCCGAAGCGATGTCTCCGTCGCAAGATTCGTCCTCGCCGATGACGTCCCAGACGCCCCAGATACACCAATGTCGACCGAGCCACCTGCCTCTgcagcagctgctgcttctgcccctccagcaccaacgCCGTCCTCCGCAGAAACCCCagctcccacctcccacccagTAGCACCACCAGGCTCTGCTTCGCCAAACGACAAGAGACCAAAatccggcggcggcggtggcggtggtggtggtggtggcccaatgtcggaaaagggggacaaggacaaggaggatgCAGTCACAATTGAG GACCTCGCCCTCCCAAAATCAATCATCACCCGCCTCGCCAAGGGCGTCCTCCCAGCCAACACGCAGATCCAGGCCAATGCGATTTTGGCCTTGACAAAGTCGGCGACGGTGTTTATAAACCACTTGGCGAATGC CGCAAACGAaaacaccctcgcctccaaCAAGAAAACAATCATGCCCCCCGATGTCTTCAAAGCCCTAGATGACATTGAATACGGCTTCATGAAGGAGAGATTAGAACTCGAGTTTGCCA AATTCAACTCAATCCAAACCTCCAAACGGTCCACCTACCGCAAAAAAGTCGCGGCTGCCAAAAAGGCCGGCGCAtcagctggtggtggtggtgtaggggagGCGTCGTTTATGAGCACGGCTACTAATGACgctggggatgaggaggaggaagagggggaggatgtggggaATGATACTACCCAGGTTACGGaacggggtggtggtggtggtggggggggggtgggggggttcgCGGCGGTGAATAAGCCCAAGATGGcgacggctgctgctgctagtGCTGAAACACcgtcgggggagaggagcgcgaagaaggcgaggttggatGCTGGTGCGAagatggaggttgatgggcaGGTTTCGGATGCGGAGACTgtggctgatgaggaggaggagggagatgaggaggaggaggaggaggaggcggaagaggaggaggaggaggaggaagaagaggaggaggaggggggtgaggaggggagtgatgatgatgataaggtggggaggggaggggaggaggatgaggcttTGGATGATGATAGTGATTAA
- a CDS encoding uncharacterized protein (EggNog:ENOG503NYR0; COG:S) yields the protein MYAAQPIPNGADSATINPAALNPELLDATSRGIKRGRSPQDYPDEGPLGSTGEDSSDKPRKRGRPMKSRQSGGAPEPATQAPVPPSRQTAPPQTPQSQNAPLPVQTPTYPPAPPPPQSSPPKPTPTKSTLKALPTVRDHTTDQLGPGNDEYLPREIDEAGEKKVLPNGQLTGGREYRCRTFFVPHRGEKLFMLATECARVLGYRDSYLLFNKNRSLYKIIASQEEKDDLVNQEILPFSYRSRQIAIVTARSMFRQFGSRVITNGRRVRDDYWESKARKQGFTEADPAGEKRPGASKAREAEANHTASMLGAPHGEIVYSTNPGQFGGGPQPQLVQPDYNNTHSRDYSNILKTGPRQEITGPAYQDRLQPTPITELHAQAHHAAEFNRSVNSQRDMRNDYMQNIWRRQHDQPTTTTLSQPVGTSEAPASTSRPAPSTHTTTQGIPQPGIISNQSPQLMMSAAPYSQPVHAPTSVGPSGPGRGLAQDPSQSSSRPTYPPTGSTGTLPPTSQNYSYPQTQMWPPTPQTPQHGYSAYTAQSQPSPHPQQSPAPQLRHSSTSSQVQQPGGMSYPGMPGMNQGYSTSAQGMYSAEQTPRQYMHQSAPPPAVTQAWSQQQTPAQWWTNQPQ from the exons ATGTACGCTGCACAGCCCATACCCAACGGCGCTGATAGTGCAACAATCAACCCAGCAGCCCTCAACCCAG AACTGTTAGACGCGACTTCTCGAGGCATCAAGCGGGGCCGTTCTCCGCAGGATTATCCCGACGAAGGACCGCTCGGGTCGACTGGTGAGGACA GTAGTGACAAGccgagaaaaagaggaagacCGATGAAGTCCAGACAATCCGGGGGTGCTCCCGAACCTGCCACCCAGGCACCGGTACCTCCCTCTCGTCAGACAGCTCCCCCGCAAACGCCACAGAGCCAAAATGCTCCGCTGCCTGTCCAGACGCCCACCTACCCCCccgctccaccaccaccgcagtcGTCGCcgcccaaacccaccccgACCAAGTCGACCCTGAAGGCGCTCCCAACGGTCCGCGACCACACCACCGACCAGCTTGGGCCCGGCAATGACGAGTACCTACCACGCGAAATTGACGAGGCTGGCGAGAAGAAGGTTTTGCCAAACGGCCAGCTCACAGGCGGCCGCGAGTACCGTTGCCGTACCTTTTTCGTGCCGCACCGTGGCGAGAAGCTTTTCATGCTTGCAACCGAGTGTGCCCGAGTGTTGGGATATAGAGACTCGTATCTGTTATTTAACAAGAACAGGTCCTTGTACAAGATCATCGCCAGCcaggaagaaaaggatgaTTTGGTAAACCAGGAAattctccccttctcctaCCGATCGCGGCAAATAGCCATTGTTACGGCCAGGAGCATGTTTCGACAGTTTGGAAGCAGGGTGATCACGAATGGCCGGAGGGTCCGTGATGACTACTGGGAGAGCAAGGCTCGCAAACAGGGCTTCACCGAGGCTGACCCGGCAGGAGAGAAACGACCTGGTGCGTCCAAGGCTCGAGAAGCCGAGGCAAACCACACCGCAAGCATGCTTGGAGCTCCTCACGGTGAAATTGTCTACAGCACCAATCCCGGCCAATTTGGCGGTGGCCCTCAACCGCAACTCGTGCAACCAG ATTACAACAATACTCACAGCAGAGACTATTCGAACATTCTCAAGACGGGACCACGACAGGAGATTACCGGCCCAGCATATCAAGATCGACTTCAACCCACGCCCATCACAGAATTGCACGCTCAAGCTCACCATGCTGCAGAGTTTAACCGTTCAGTCAACTCGCAACGCGATATGCGGAATGACTACATGCAGAACATTTGGAGACGACAGCAcgaccaaccaaccaccacgacccTGAGCCAGCCTGTTGGCACAAGCGAAGCACCTGCGTCGACCAGCCGCCCAGCCCCCTCAAcgcacaccaccacacaggGTATCCCGCAGCCTGgcatcatctccaaccaaAGCCCCCAGTTGATGATGTCAGCTGCACCGTACTCGCAACCTGTGCATGCTCCCACCTCTGTTGGACCTAGCGGCCCAGGTCGGGGGCTGGCACAGGACCCATCCCAGAGCAGCTCCAGACCAACCTACCCACCAACCGGTTCCACGGGCACCTTACCGCCAACCTCGCAGAACTACAGCTATCCCCAGACCCAAATGTGGCCACCAACGCCTCAGACGCCGCAGCATGGCTATTCGGCCTACACGGCTCAGTCTCAGCCGTCTCCCCACCCGCAGCAATCCCCCGCTCCTCAGCTGCGGCATTCCAGCACATCGAGCCAAGTGCAACAGCCTGGTGGCATGTCGTACCCAGGAATGCCGGGCATGAACCAAGGGTACAGCACCTCAGCCCAGGGGATGTATTCGGCCGAGCAGACGCCCCGGCAGTACATGCACCAGAGCGCACCGCCACCCGCCGTCACGCAGGCGTGGTCTCAACAGCAAACACCTGCACAGTGGTGGACAAACCAGCCGCAGTGA
- the DIS3 gene encoding exosome catalytic subunit dis3 (EggNog:ENOG503NUBN; BUSCO:EOG09260AQB; COG:J), giving the protein MASLKRSVESDPLAANISNKIYVRSTKSGKVQKIVREVYLRRDIPCSSKLCRECQHQMLIPKDALGKPIPFVLSDSPAGTKVFPQGHYLVPDTNAFLTAMDLFEQESAFYDVIVLQIVLEELRNRSLPLYNRLISLTKSEDKRFYVFFNEFRLETHVARLEGETVNDRNDRAVRRAVAWYGEHLARIKGKDAPSIVMLSNDRDNLRKAKQEGIHACSLADYVRQLKDGEKLLDMIPETQDRDQIKEKRPGDNLYSEYFSMSKMMTGVKSNLLHQGIFNVSPYNYLEGSIRVPAFPKALLILGRENINRAVDGDLVVVEVLPKDQWKEPSTQVIEEDAITKNENPDAEESDDFVSERERKALQEEVKRTHRKTTEGHAQPTAKVVGVIKRNWRQYVGHIDQSSVSQSAQQGRKQDSVFVIPMDKKIPKIRLRTRQVSELLGKRILVTIDAWDRSSRHPSGHFVRSLGELETKAAETEALLLEYDVQYRPFPKTVLDCLPKEGHDWRVPQSLEDPGWKDRQDLRDLLICSIDPIGCQDIDDALHSRPLPNGNFEVGVHIADVSHFVKPGNAMDAEASIRGTTVYLVDKRIDMLPMLLGTDLCSLKPYVERYAFSVIWEMTSDADIVGSRFTKSVIKSREAFSYEQAQLRVDDSSQQDQLTTSIRTLLALSKKLKQKRLDAGALSLSSPEVKVQMESETSDPIDVKTKVHLDTMSLVEEFMLLANTSVARRIYEAFPQTAILRRHGAPPKTNFDELANQLKVKRGLDLSVESSRALADSLDRCVDEKEPFFNTLVRIMATRCMMSAEYFCSGTQAYPEFRHYGLASEIYTHFTSPIRRYADLMAHRQLAAAIEYEAIHPSTRSRGKLEAVCKNINVRHRNAQLAGRASIAYYVGQALRGKATEEDGFVMKIFSNGFVVLVPRFGIESLIRLRDLAETEPQAEFDAENYVLRVSGSREVRVELFQKVRVRVTDQKDETTGKRGVRMELVKTY; this is encoded by the exons ATGGCGAGTCTAAAACGGTCGGTCGAGTCGGACCCTCTCGCGGCCAATATCTCGAATAAGATCTATGTGAGATCCACCAAGAGCGGCAAGGTCCAAAAAATCGTCCGCGAGGTCTACCTCCGTCGGGACATCCCATGTTCTTCCAAGCTGTGTCGGGAGTGCCAGCATCAGATGCTCATTCCGAAAGATGCCTTGGGCAAGC CGATCCCATTTGTCCTCTCAGACTCACCGGCGGGGACAAAGGTCTTCCCCCAGGGGCACTACCTGGTACCAGACACCAATGCCTTTCTCACAGCCATGGACCTTTTCGAGCAGGAGTCTGCTTTTTACGACGTGATTGTCCTGCAGATTGTGCTCGAGGAGCTGAGGAACAGGTCGCTCCCGCTGTACAACCGGCTCATCAGCCTGACCAAGAGCGAGGACAAGAGGTTTTATGTCTTTTTCAACGAGTTCCGACTCGAAACTCATGTGGCCCGTTTGGAGGGCGAAACGGTCAATGACCGAAACGATCGtgcggtgaggagggcggtggcgtGGTATGGCGAGCATCTGGCCCGTATCAAGGGGAAGGATGCCCCTTCTATTGTCATGCTGAGCAACGATCGGGATAATTTGAGGAAGGCCAAGCAGGAGGGGATTCACGCTTGTTCGTTGGCGGATTATGTCAGGCAGTtgaaggatggggagaagtTGCTGGATATGATTCCTGAGACGCAGGATCGGGAtcagatcaaggagaagaggccgGGGGATAACTTGTATTCCGAGTACTTCAGCatgtcgaagatgatgacgggAGTGAAGAGCAATTTGCTTCATCAGGGCATCTTCAATGTGTCGCCGTACAATTATCTGGAGGGGTCCATTAGGGTACCGGCTTTCCCCAAGGCGTTGCTTATTCTGGGGCGGGAGAACATCAACCgtgctgttgatggtgacttggttgtggtggaggtaCTGCCTAAGGATCAGTGGAAGGAGCCATCTACGCAAGtcatcgaggaggatgccatCACGAAGAACGAGAACCCAGATGCCGAAGAGTCTGATGACTTTGTTTCGGAAAGGGAACGCAAGGCACtgcaggaggaggtcaagagaACACACAGAAAGACGACGGAGGGACATGCTCAGCCGACTGCAAAGGTTGTCGGTGTGATCAAGCGGAATTGGCGTCAATATGTCGGACATATCGATCAGTCCTCCGTCAGCCAGTCGGCGCAACAAGGAAGGAAACAAGACAGTGTTTTCGTTATCCCTATGGACAAGAAGATCCCCAAGATCCGCCTCCGCACCAGACAGGTCTCCGAACTTCTCGGAAAGCGCATCTTGGTCACGATCGATGCTTGGGACCGCAGCTCTCGCCACCCGTCCGGCCACTTTGTGCGCTCTCTCGGTGAACTGGAGACGAAGGCTGCCGAGACAGAAGCCCTGCTCCTGGAGTACGACGTTCAGTACCGGCCTTTCCCCAAGACCGTCCTCGACTGTCTGCCCAAGGAAGGTCACGACTGGCGGGTGCCACAGAGTCTCGAGGATCCAGGCTGGAAAGACCGCCAGGATCTCAGAGATCTCTTGATTTGCAGTATTGACCCCATCGGGTGCCAAGATATCGACGACGCTCTTCATTCGCGGCCTCTACCTAATGGCAACTTTGAGGTTGGAGTCCACATCGCCGATGTTTCACATTTCGTCAAGCCCGGCAACGCCATGGACGCCGAGGCGAGCATTCGTGGCACCACAGTCTACTTGGTCGACAAGCGTATCGACATGCTTCCGATGCTTCTCGGTACCGACCTCTGCTCTCTCAAGCCCTACGTCGAGCGCTATGCGTTCTCGGTCATTTGGGAGATGACCTCTGATGCCGACATCGTGGGCTCCCGCTTCACCAAGTCTGTCATCAAGTCACGTGAAGCCTTCAGCTACGAACAAGCGCAGTTGAGGGTGGACGACAGCTCTCAACAGGAccagctcaccaccagcatcagaACTCTCTTGGCTCtctcgaagaagctcaagcagAAGCGTCTCGATGCCGGTGCCttgtccctctcctccccagagGTCAAGGTGCAAATGGAATCCGAGACCTCAGACCCCATCGACGTCAAGACCAAGGTCCATCTCGACACCATGTCCCTCGTCGAAGAGTTCATGCTTCTCGCCAACACCTCGGTCGCCAGAAGGATATATGAAGCCTTCCCCCAAaccgccatcctccgccgccacGGCGCGCCCCCCAAGACCAACTTTGACGAACTTGCCAACCAGCTCAAGGTCAAGCGCGGCCTCGACCTCAGCGTCGAATCCTCCCGCGCCCTGGCCGACAGTCTCGACCGCTGCGTCGACGAAAAGGAGcctttcttcaacaccttGGTGCGCATCATGGCCACCCGCTGCATGATGTCGGCCGAATACTTTTGCTCCGGCACGCAGGCCTACCCCGAGTTCCGCCACTACGGTCTCGCGTCCGAAATCTACACGCACTTCACTTCGCCCATCCGCCGGTACGCCGATCTGATGGCCCACCGTCAGCTCGCCGCGGCGATCGAATACGAGGCCATCCACCCCAGCACGCGCAGCAGGGGCAAGCTCGAGGCTGTGTGCAAGAATATCAATGTCAGGCACCGGAACGCGCAGCTCGCGGGGAGGGCGAGCATTGCTTACTATGTCGGCCAGGCGCTCCGCGGCAAGGcgacggaggaggacgggTTCGTCATGAAAATTTTTAGCAACGGGTTTGTGGTTTTGGTGCCGAGGTTTGGGATTGAGAGTTTGATAAGGCTGAGGGATCTGGCTGAGACGGAGCCGCAGGCCGAGTTTGACGCGGAGAATTATGTGCTGCGGGTCAGTGGGAGtagggaggtgagggtggagcTGTTCCagaaggtgagggtgagggtgacgGATCAGAAGGATGAGACGACGGGGAAAAGGGGAGTGAGGATGGAGTTGGTCAAGACCTATTag
- the NUG1 gene encoding nuclear GTP-binding protein nug1 (EggNog:ENOG503NYZI; COG:S), with the protein MAGSITKPKKPKSKRTPVRLRHKIQKASAAKQRKAKKEAKKNPQWKSKLKKDPGIPNLFPYKEKLLNQIEEDRIRKAEEQKRRKEMLKAAKAAGSEENKDENRMDDDEEFEGLEEDSMMVDEDDDDSEGDDSNPLAALIRSARKAAEQYDKELESGDDDEMDDDEDDSSNDEESGAIEVPGGASSRKAFDKVFKQVVDQADVVLYVLDARDPEGTRSRDVEKAVMAAASGGKRLIFILNKVDLIPPSVLRAWLAHLRRFFPTLPLRASNPAPNAHVFNHRDITVQSTSSALFKALKSYAASRNLKRAISVGVIGYPNVGKSSVINALLSRLGGRNNRAPCPAGAEAGVTTSIRAVKIDQKLTLLDSPGIVFPSTGSISSFTPKNPTEAHAHLVLLNAVPPKQIDDPVPAVTLLLKRLSAQPELLEKMIQLYDLPPLLINPESGDSTTDFLVQVARKRGRLGRGGVPNIQAAAMTVVTDWRDGRIQGWSAVPPAVQTGAPAASAKGPAKIANEEVGADQKKIVTEWAQEFNLEGLWASMEAGAEEGGNEVEME; encoded by the exons ATGGCGGGATCAATAACCAAACCGAAAA AGCCGAAATCCAAGCGCACTCCCGTTCGCTTGAGGCACAAGATTCAGAAGGCCTCGGCCGCGAAGCAGCgcaaggcgaagaaggaagccaagaagaacCCACAATGGAAgagcaagctcaagaaggacCCCGGCATCCCCAACCTGTTCCCTTACAAGGAGAAGCTGTTGAACCAGATCGAGGAGGACCGCATCAGGAAAgccgaggagcagaagcGCAGAAAAGAGATgctcaaggctgccaaggccGCTGGATCTGAGGAGAACAAGGATGAGAATCGcatggacgacgacgaagagtTTGAAGGACTCGAGGAGGATTCCATGATGGtcgatgaggacgatgacgacagCGAGGGGGACGACTCCAACCCTCTTGCGGCTCTCATTCGCAGCGCCAGGAAAGCGGCCGAGCAGTAtgacaaggagctggagagcggcgacgacgacgagatggacgacgatgaggatgattcTTCCAACGATGAGGAGTCTGGCGCGATCGAGGTTCCAGGCGGTGCTTCGTCCCGCAAGGCCTTCGACAAGGTCTTCAAGCAAGTTGTTGACCAAGCCGACGTTGTTCTCTACGTTCTCGACGCCCGCGACCCCGAAGGCACCCGCTCGCGCGATGTTGAGAAGGCcgtgatggctgctgctaGCGGCGGCAAGCGTCTCATCTTCATTCTCAACAAGGTCGACCTGATCCCCCCATCAGTTCTCCGCGCTTGGCTCGCCCATCTCCGTCGCTTCTTCCCtactctccctctccgcgCCTCCAACCCTGCGCCCAATGCGCACGTCTTCAATCACCGCGATATCACCGTTCAGAGCacctcctctgccctctTCAAGGCGCTCAAGTCTTATGCCGCGTCACGCAACCTCAAGCGCGCCATCTCGGTTGGTGTCATCGGCTACCCCAATGTCGGAAAGTCCAGCGTCATCAACgctctcctctcccgcctcggTGGCCGCAACAACCGCGCCCCTTGCCCCGCCGGTGCCGAAGCCGGTGTTACGACCTCTATCCGCGCCGTCAAGATCGACCAGaagctcaccctcctcgattCCCCCGGTATCGTCTTCCCCTCTACCGgctccatctccagcttcaCCCCCAAGAACCCAACCGAAGCCCAcgcccacctcgtcctcctcaacgcCGTCCCACCAAAGCAAATCGACGACCCGGTTCCGGccgtcaccctcctcctcaagcgCCTCTCTGCCCAGCCagagcttctcgagaagaTGATTCAGCTCTacgacctcccccctcttctcatcaaccccgaGAGCGGAGACTCGACAACCGACTTCCTTGTCCAGGTcgcgaggaagagaggaCGTCTCGGGAGGGGCGGTGTTCCCAACATCCAGGCTGCTGCCATGACGGTGGTGACAGACTGGAGAGACGGTAGAATCCAGGGCTGGTCGGCTGTCCCACCAGCGGTTCAGACCGGCGCCCCGGCTGCTTCAGCGAAGGGGCCGGCCAAGATTGCCAACGAGGAGGTGGGTGCCGATCAGAAGAAGATTGTCACCGAGTGGGCGCAGGAGTTCAACTTGGAGGGCTTGTGGGCCAGCATGGAGGCtggtgcggaggaggggggtaatgaggttgagatggagTAG
- the GPP1 gene encoding DL-glycerol-3-phosphatase (COG:S; EggNog:ENOG503NV7R): MGSIDTTGYSFTAGPETVSFDSFLFDMDGTIIDSTAAVEKHWEGIGNDIGVSPEIILQTSHGRRTIDMLKILAPEKATWEYVQSREALLPKLYGSDAVEIPGARSLLDSLIALSAPWTIVTSGSLPLVSGWLKVLDLPVPEHLVTAESVQNGKPDPACYRLGREKLGESAGEGKEVLVFEDAPAGIEAGKAAGCRVVGLVTSHSVEEVLSAGPDWVVKDLTQVRIVRREEDGRVVLEIGGLLVRN; encoded by the exons ATGGGAAGCATAGACACCACCGGCTACAGCTTCACAGCCGGCCCCGAAACCGTCTCCTTTGACAGTTTCCTCTTCGACATGGATGGCACAATCATTGattccaccgccgccgtagAGAAGCACTGGGAAGG CATCGGCAACGATATCGGCGTAAGCCCCGAAATTATCCTCCAAACCTCCCACGGCCGCCGAACAATAGACATGCTCAAGATCCTCGCCCCGGAAAAGGCCACCTGGGAGTATGTCCAATCCAGGgaagccctcctccccaaactctACGGCTCCGACGCCGTCGAGATCCCCGGCGCCCGCTCCCTCCTCGATTCCCTCATTGCCCTCTCTGCCCCCTGGACAATCGTCACGTCTGGCTCCCTTCCCCTCGTAAGCGGGTGGCTCAAGGTCCTTGACCTGCCTGTCCCGGAACACCTCGTCACGGCGGAGTCTGTGCAAAACGGCAAGCCAGATCCGGCCTGCTAtcgtttggggagggagaagctgGGCGAGTCGGCGGgtgaggggaaggaggttttGGTGTTTGAGGATGCTCCTGCTGGGATCGAGGCTGGGAAGGCGGCTGGGTGCagggttgttgggttggtgaCTTCTCAcagtgtggaggaggttttgtcTGCTGGGCCGGATTGGGTGGTGAAGGATCTGACGCAGGTTAGGattgtgaggagggaggaggatgggagggttgtgctggagattggggggttgttggtgaggaaTTAG